ATGGTGGAGCGTTGGGGAGACCCGGATTCATCTAAATGCGTGCTTGCTGCATCGATTCTAGACAGAGAGTCTGACCCGGTACCTTATTTTGGATGTATATTTTAGTGACATGATTTGTGGTGATTGTGCTGAGCTTTTAGTGATGAGATATCTTACCTGCAGCcaattgatatttttaattttcactaTTGGAATGTATCGAGCTGGGTAAAATTTTTCCTGGTCGTTAGGTTTGCAAAATTCTGTAGTTTTCTATTTTAATTACCCTGACTATGTCCTACCCAGTCAAAGGAAATTATGTTGAATCTTCAGCGGAAAACTTTTCGTTGGTTGTATCTTTGGTTATGAGGAATCTGGGGACTCGGACGTTCCTCATACTCTGTCAATGCACGGACAAATATGTAGATGGTGATAATGTAATAACTGATAAATGTGGCATCTTTAAGATCTTGTTTAAGGTCCATATcctgttcttcagttgctgggTTTTTAAGTTGAATTACAATAAACTTGTTTTAAGCAAATTGTTCTGTCTATTGTGGTTTGACATATTGTTGGGTGTATTGCATGGAAATATGTAACATGGCAGCTGCTCGGTATTGCAAGAAAATGTGGTTCGGTAAGTCTTTTTCTTGCTTCATAATATCAAATGTTATAAATCTCTGTCACCTTTCGCAAACCCTGGCAAACATGTTAGTGATGATAGTTTGTTCCACAGATCGAGGTGATTAGTGCAATTAATGGTAATCTTCGTGTTCACATTCCAAGTTTATATGAAACTGCAACCAGTCTGCAGGATGATACCATCATTGGATTGCATTTGTTAAAAAAACACCAATCAGAGTCATCATCCAGGTATCATACTTTCCcacctttttcctttttctgttTTGTCGTGAGTAAACCTATCCAGATGTACCTTTTGTTTCTCAAGGTGATTTATTGGTTTTTTCTTCGGTTGGAACTGGGTGATTGATGtgaagaaatatgtgattgatgTGAAGAAATATAGATCACTAGCAGTTTTGGCTTCTTTCTTCGACCCGGAAGAGGATGATATAATGTAAACTGTCATTACCAAGTGCAAGCCTGTGAATAGTGAACGGGGATATGTTTGATCTTTTTTTTCTGCTCTAGTTAATTTTTCgtgaacattttttttctttgttggtGAAGGATACTACGAGTCACTGATTTCACATATCAACTTACTCGTGCAACACTAGtatctatgtaattttttgtTTCCTCCTTTTATGAACCATGTCTTGGGATATCGACATACTCAATTGCAACATTCtgtttatttataatttgtagGAAAGATCTTCCTATAATTTCTTAGGATAAAGTAATTAGGTCGCATCATAAACATTGAAATGGCCCATAATAGAATGTAGTGCTACGATATGGTTTAGCTGACAGTCAATTGATTAACCTTTTTCTTCATGGACATTGAGCTAAATTTTTTCAAAGGGGGACCATTGATAAATCTGGTATTATAGGACACTAACTGTAGGATTTATGAGCTCTGATCGTAGAACTTGAAATGCAGCGGCAGTGCAGTTACCTGTTTACTTGACGGTttcaatgttttaatttttcattcttTTGTGTTTACTGTGTGTGGCTCTATTGCACATGTCGACTTTCTAATATCTTTGTTTAGGTCATGTATGTTGCATGTCTGCACAAGAAAAGGCCATGTGAGCTTGGAATCAATTGATGTAACCAAATCATCAGCAGAGTTCATGCACAATCCTTCTACAACTACATGGAATATAAGTGGATTTGGGGAGATCTTGCTTTCAAAAATAGATGAAAGTGAGAACTATGCTCTATATGGAGGGTAAGCTTATTAGCCCGTACATTTATAAACTAAATAGTCTTTTCGAATTGTTTGAGGGACTGTAACCTATTTAAATAACACTCAGGAAGGGTGTTGAAGTGAATATATGGGATCTTAGCAATAATACAAAAATCTGGGCTGCAAAATCTGTTAGTTACTACTTTACTCTATGTTTTTTGCAGTCTTTTTAGGTGTGAATGCTCGACGCAGAAATTATAACTGCTCTTGAATTGGGTTAAATGTTTTATATTGCTGAATCTATCTTGTGCAGCCCCCAAAAAACTCTCTTGGCATATTTACTCCAACTTTGTTTACATCTGCGACCTTCTTGAGTAAAGATGATCACCGTAAATTTGTGGCTGGCACCAATTCCCATCAGGTAATGTTCTACTCAAATTTTTCTCTTAAATTTGCTGTGTGCTTAAGATGAAAGGGCAGCTTTACACTGAGATTTAGCTGCGAGAAAACTTGTCACTTTAATTATGGTATACTTGTGCTGACCTTGTCTGATTGCTTAGTTGAGATTCTTGAATATTGAAATGAACGATGTAATCGTAACCCTGTAGAgaagttgaaaataaaaaatttatacaaatCTTTGTGTTTTCCGTAACTTACTGAACCAACCATATCATATGGTAGGTTCGACTGTATGATATATCTTCCCAGAGAAGACCTATCATGTCAATTGAATTCCGGGATACTCCTATTAAATCTGTTGCCGAAGATTTGGATGGACATACAATACATGTA
This Primulina huaijiensis isolate GDHJ02 unplaced genomic scaffold, ASM1229523v2 scaffold43275, whole genome shotgun sequence DNA region includes the following protein-coding sequences:
- the LOC140969998 gene encoding uncharacterized protein, whose translation is MVERWGDPDSSKCVLAASILDRESDPLLGIARKCGSIEVISAINGNLRVHIPSLYETATSLQDDTIIGLHLLKKHQSESSSRSCMLHVCTRKGHVSLESIDVTKSSAEFMHNPSTTTWNISGFGEILLSKIDESENYALYGGKGVEVNIWDLSNNTKIWAAKSPPKNSLGIFTPTLFTSATFLSKDDHRKFVAGTNSHQVRLYDISSQRRPIMSIEFRDTPIKSVAEDLDGHTIHVGNGSGDLGSIDMRTGKLLGCFIGKCSGSIRSIARHPELPVLASCGLDSYLRIWDIHSRQLLSAVFLKQPLTNVFFDSHYRSEEIAVCAPEPQGTPGLDIIEEKPLHVKRKMGSREHKGSKKMSIKKSSKRSKVEEH